In the genome of Bacillus thuringiensis, the window AAGATAATCGTGAATATTACGAATTTATTCTCTCCCAAGCAGACCATGTTGATAGTATCACGAAAAGGAAGTATGAAAGTCCAGAGCAATTTAAATTAAAAAATCAATTTTTTATTGAAAAAAGTGATGCGCTTTTAGCGGTATACGATGAAGAAAAACCAGGAAGCCCCAAATATATTGTAGAAGCAGCAAAGAAAAAAGGGGAAATAGAAAATTATCACAGTTATTTCATTCTTTTTTCTGATTTACAAGATATAATAGAAGAGGAACAGTGGAATAATGCAGAGTAATATGTAATATAGTACTCGTATATATGATTGACAAAAAGCATTGTTTCTGAAAAAATTTAGTTAATGAAAGTTTTGGTAAAAATTTGAGGTGAAGAAAATGATTTCGGATAAAATTAAATTAACAGCGAAAGATATTTTAGAAAAAGAATTTAAAACAGGTATGAGAGGTTATCAGCAAGAAGAAGTAGACAAGTTTCTTGATATGATCATTAAAGATTATGAAGCTTTCCACAAAGAGTTTGAGCAATTAAAGCAACAAAATGCTCGTTTAAAGCGTGAATTAGAGGAACAAAAACTAGCAGTAACGCAAGTTCCACAACAACCTGTACAAACACCAGTTGCACAACCGGTTTATAACAACACGAATACGGATATTTTAAAACGCTTATCTAACTTAGAAAAAGCTGTATTTGGAAGTAAGTTATACGAATGATGTAAGGTGGGAAAAGGTTTAAGCATTTTACATAGAAAAAAACGTTGCAAAATCTTTTTGTTTCCACTATACTAATGGATGTCATAACGTTTGGGTAATCGCTGCAACGCCAACGTTGTAGAGGAAAGTCCATGCTCGCACGGCCTGAGATGGCTGTAGTGTTCGTGCCTAGCCAATTCATAAGCTAGGGTATTCTGGCTGTAAGGCTGGTTTAACGGCAGGGAAAAAACCTAAGTCCTTTCGGATATGGTTTGACTACCTTTAAAGTGCCACAGTGACGAAGTCCTTGAAGAAATGATAGGAGTGGAACGAGGTAAACCCCACGAGCGAGAAACCCAAATAATGGTAGGGGAATCTTTTCCAAGGAAATGAACGACGGGAAAGGACAGGTTTTATAACCTGTAGATAGATGATTGCCACCGGAGTACGAGGCGTGGGCCGTTTGTAGTACAAAGGAACAGAACATGGCTTACAGAACGTTATGAACCAACTATGAAATAACTCAGCTCTCCTTTGTTAGAGGAGGGCTTTTTATTTGTATGAAGTTATAAAGTATGAGTTAAAATGATTAATGAGAAAATTCTTCGTAAAATGTAATGATTAGTAGAACCAATTGCTATTAATTATTGTTTGAATATACATAAGAGGTGAATACAAATGGGAAAAGTTACTTTAATTGCAACAGCGGCAATGGGTATTGAAGCGTTAGTTGCCCGAGAAGTTCGCGATCTTGGTTATGAATGTCAAGTAGAAAAC includes:
- a CDS encoding DUF1273 domain-containing protein, which translates into the protein MKVIAVTGYKPFELGIFKNDHPGVECIKKALHRKLTTFVEDGLEWVIISGQLGVELWAAEVVFEIQIEYPDLKLAVFTPFLEQEESWKEDNREYYEFILSQADHVDSITKRKYESPEQFKLKNQFFIEKSDALLAVYDEEKPGSPKYIVEAAKKKGEIENYHSYFILFSDLQDIIEEEQWNNAE
- the gpsB gene encoding cell division regulator GpsB, whose product is MISDKIKLTAKDILEKEFKTGMRGYQQEEVDKFLDMIIKDYEAFHKEFEQLKQQNARLKRELEEQKLAVTQVPQQPVQTPVAQPVYNNTNTDILKRLSNLEKAVFGSKLYE